The sequence below is a genomic window from Humulus lupulus chromosome 3, drHumLupu1.1, whole genome shotgun sequence.
acaatgagattggactaaaataccgttatacccctcattgtattttatccttaaaacacttagttccttgtaaatgatatttcagtaaactaatttaattactaaaatgagatctctatcatttaacaccttgaaccaaactaaaaggaaaccatcgttgcatttcttcatcagaagctatagatgttcatatctatgattaacactcccactcaattatactaccgagttcccaagatgtaagtatggtctagtccgtagggtaagctggtaatgaacaagtcaaagaactcaaataatacaattagttagaatactaaccactcagaattgagattgaattgacctatggtcactatatgatatgactataatagataataacggtatgcttacttatcttatcaactgtcaatatcggtcctgtccgatgtaacaaatacatccgatcttatctactttgctaatgttctggaaagaacataacactgtaatgtgtaagtagatcatatcgtagattggcaagtcagtataaatcgggtgcactgactaatcttaggactaacttattttgaacatatattcatatttatattccactgtgattacgtcactataaataagattaactatatgctcaggatttaatagaagtttatattaaacaaataatcatgaaaataaaacatgtgagcaaagtgattgaccaagtcaaaaaatgatttctattcttttattgataataaaatgagattacaaagaattttagttttaattagggcataaaaccccaacagtcgGGCGGGGGAAGCTTCACCGAGAGAGAAAGTGAGACTCAAAATTTGGGGAAAAAATTAtgaaaggggtattttgggtattgtcaaatgAATTAGCATCATTTTGAAAGGATTAGAATGCTTagcaattatttttaattatgacacctcattaagcataaaaactcaaatttccattTGATATTTCTCTCACACTAAAGATATCTAATAAAAGATACTCATAACTACGGATGGCTCATGCCTTTGGCATGAGATTttcactagtatatatatatatatatatatatattaatagaaTTATACACTTTAGATATAACTAGTGTTTGTATGTATGGGTGAGAATACAAAGAAAGTATTGGATTAATGACATCTATTTGCATATATTGCAAAGTATAACAAATATTGGTATTATTAAGatgtataatttttttagaaactttatataaaaatttaaattaagattttatattatataataaattgatataaaaaattgtaaaattgttgagaaaaaaaatatagtaaTCAATTATcactttgaaaataaaaataatcactAGTATCATATTTTTAGATTTTGATAGGCTAATAACTTGTTACAAATCAAAAAATTAGTAACTACTTAcattattatattttcataaaacTAGACATCGACTAATCTTGTTCTTGGATACTACAAAATCAAATGATTCACAATCAATTTAAAAACATTAGTAACCTGCATTTTTGTTGCAAAGTAGTAACCGGTTACCACCCTAGCTAAAAACTGGTACCTAGATACCGTATcatatttttcaaatttggaaaattttatTTCTAGATTTAAATTATAACTCAATATCAATTGTAAGACTTGATTATTTTATTGGAATTAGATATTGATTGATTTTGCTATTGGATACCACTAAATTGACAGAATTACGATCAATTTTCGACAAAAATTATATAGAATCGTGAATTTAATGCTGGAGTCATATTTGTACATTCATTTTGCAACTCCATGACATTGAAAAGTAACCAATTACCACTAAAAAACTAGTAACCAATTATTGTGTTATGTTAAGAATAATTGTTGTATATTTCAAAATATGTGATCTTTtcctacaaattttaatttttttgtttgaactTTTTGctcataaacatttttttttatgattcttGTAAAGCAGTatcttttttacatttttttttttttatacatttatATAATTTTAGATATGTAGGGTATATATGTAGAAGATGTttaatacatgtttgagattttttttttcaaaaaccataaaaaatttgtaaaacctaaaaaaaaattagcatttttgaaggaaaaaaagctatgtagaaaaaaaatgaaatttgtCATATATTTCAAAATAATTGGGCCGTATTTAATGGGCTAGGATTTGTATATAGGCCCATGGTAGAAGTGCGAAAGTTTAGGGGGCAAAGAGCGAGAGCAGAGAGGAGCAAAACAGTATATGTGAATTGAGTCGGTTTTAGTCCTTCGAACATCGACTCCTCCTGCTCCAAACCTTTTTTTTCCCAGGTAACTCCATTATACCCTTTGTTGCTCTTGCTCTCTaagctcctttttttttttgctcgtGGTGCTACTCTGTTCCCAATTTCATAATTAGGGTTCCCGTTTTCGTTTAATCTTATTACGAATTAGGGGTTCCAATCCCTAACAGTTTTGCTTTTCTCCTTTTCGATTGTTTCTAATTTTCGACAGGGACGAACTTTGTAAACTTTCATCTCCACAATATGGTACGAACTTCCTTTTAtacaattttttatatatatatatatttatatttatatattatagacCCCCACACACACATACGATGATTATTTTTGGGTGTCTGCAGGCGACTCTGGCGGATTCTTTTCTTGCCGACCTTGATGACTTATCTGACAATGAAGAAGAAATTGTTGTGAGTggaggtttttttttttgaatggtCATTGAGTGTAACACCTTGACTTTGTGTTCTTAGTTATGGTATTGTTTATTTTCCAGGATGAAGATAATGCTGATGTTGGAAACATGGAAGAAGATATTGATGGAGACTTGGCAGACatagaaactcttaattatgATGATTTGGACAGTGTTTCAAAATTGCTTAACTCACAAAGATATACCGATATAATGCAGGTTTGGTcctgaattttttttgttaaatatatatatgtatatatgttttttataaatatttgtatatgaGATAGTTTCAATGACATATACTAAACATATTTTTACACAAGTTTTTACATTAATAGATCAAGTTAGATCAAATTAATGTAATGGTTGAAATTAAAATAAGTTTTAGTAAAATTGttccatatatgtatattatattttttaaatacatttTAATTTCTGTCATTAGATTATCATACTTtctttgctatgcataaaaattGTCTCCATTGAATCTTGGctgtatatgtatacatatagaTATAATGTGTGAGAACTGTATTATGAAATGTCCTTTAAAATTGTCTCAAAAACTAAACTCCCGGTAAGAGTCTACACTGCATCTATAGTCTTCCTGTTTCATTAGAAATATGTTGTATTGTTTGCAGAAAGTGGAAGAGGCACTTCAGAAGGGTTCTGATGAATCAAACCAGGGAGTGGTACTAGAAGATGATCCCGAATATCAGCTGATAGTGGACTGTAATTCATTGTCTGTTGATATTGAAAATGAGATTGTTataattcataattttattcgTGACAAGTACCGGCTGAAATTCCCAGAGCTTGAATCGCTTGTGCATCATCCAATTGACTATGCTCGAGTTGTCAAGAAGATTGGGAATGAAATGGATCTCACCCTAGTTGATCTAGAGGGGCTTTTGCCTTCAGCAATTATCATGGTGGTGTCTGTTACAGCATCTACAACAAGTGGCAAGCCACTTCCAGAGGAAGTCCTTCAGAAGACAATTGATGCTTGCGATCGAGCCCTTTCTCTTGATTCTGCTAAGAAAAAGGTTCTTGATTTTGTAGAAAGTAGAATGGGATATATTGCTCCAAATCTGTCTGCTATTGTTGGGAGTGCTGTTGCAGCTAAACTTATGGGGACTGCTGGTGGTCTGTCATCATTGGCAAAGATGCCTTCTTGTAATGTTCAGCTTCTTGGTGCGAAGAAAAAAAATCTTGCTGGGTTCTCTACTGCAACATCACAATTCCGTATAGGTTATATCGAGCAGACAGAAATATTTCAAACCACACCCCCTCCATTGAAAATGCGTGCGAGCCGACTCCTAGCTTCAAAGGCAACTCTTGCAGCACGAGTAGATTCCATAAGAGGAGATCCATCTGGGAACACTGGGAGGGTTCTACGGGAAGAGATCCGTAAGAAAATTGAGAAATGGCAAGAGCCCCCTCCTGCAAAGCAACCTAAACCACTTCCAGTACCTGACTCTGAACCTAAAAAGAAGAGAGGTGGTCGTCGATTGAGGAAGATGAAGGAAAGGTAGGATAGTTTAATAGATTTAACTTTCTCAAAATACACACATTCAATTAATATACATTCTTAATTgcgacaaaaaaaaaatatatacatattttaaattcATATGTTGATATCTttatttacagatatgcaataaCAGACATGCGGAAGCTGGCCAATCGGATGCAATTTGGCATTCCTGAAGAGAGTTCCTTGGGTAATTTTTCTGTCTCTAGCTTCTTAGTAATCAAGCACATCTAAATTATAGTTTTTCTTGGGTCTTTTCTCTTATCTAActcttaaaacaaaaaaaaaaataatctaaTCTTGCTGAGTTCTTAGATGGTATCCTCTTACTAACCTAGAATTGAAAAAGTTTTGGATATATTTTCTTTGGAACAATTTTGCTTTACAATTATCAGAGTAAAAGTGTATTGTTGTTTTTCATTAATCTACATGTGATAGCTGGGGAAGTTTTGTTTGATGAATTTTGTAGTTGTATACAGCAGATGAGGCTTAAATTCAAGGATATCTTAAATTTTCTGACTTAACTCCTTGACAATAGGTGATGGACTTGGGGAAGGTTATGGAATGCTTGGTCAGGCTGGAAGTGGCAAGCTGCGTGTGTCAATTGGTCAGAACAAACTTGCTGCCAAAGTTGCTAAGAAGTGAGTGTTTCTTCTGCTTTTTATTGTTGTTTATATATCTAAATTCTAATATAAAAAAGCTTTCTTTGTTTATGGTGGGGGAAACTCTCTTAGCTTTCGAAAATtggattatatatttatattgtctTTTTACAGGTTCAAAGAAAAGCAATATGGAAGTAGTGGTGCTACATCTGGACTCACTTCAAGTTTAGCATTTACACCCGTGCAGGTCTCATTACTTCTTCCTTGTGCACAGACTGTCTTGTTTTATATTATAACTAGATTGATTTAGGCAATCAATTATCACTGAAAATTAGCAAAATCAATGGAAAAATTAGGTGGTGGCTAGTTTGCCAATGATCTCAATTATGGTTCATCTCTTGCTTTCTCATTCATTGCATATGACCTAGATTTCCAAATTTGTTTAAGCGATTGCTCTTTTTTCTTATCCAAAGTAAATTTGTCGAGGGATTACCCTTTGGCATGCTTTTCACTTCGTCTTTTCAGTGATTTAAGTTTCTCACCTCCATTGCTATCTCTTGCAGGGCATTGAGCTTGCGAATCCACAGGCACACCAGCTTGGCAGTGGAACACAAAGCACCTATTTTTCAGAAATAGGAACATTTTCAAAGATCAAGAGGACCTGAACCATGTAGGGGATGTGTCACATTCACTCGCATGAGCCATGGCCACATTGGGTGAGTGACAAAGTGGTATGGGGTTTAAGTCCCTTGAATGTGAAAAAGTCACTTCATGATTTTGCAGagttaattgtgattatatatagCATTAATAATCATGCCTGGACACTGTTTTGATAATATTATCCAGTTTGAGCTTGGGCTTTACTGCAGTGTACACTGCTCTGATTATTATTGTTTACTGAAATTTGTATTTCGTTTTTGAAAtgataaaaaaagaaaagaaaagaagtgtTAGAGAAGGTGATAAATTCTTCCTCTCATTCAGTTACAATTTGTTTTTCAATGCAGTAGTTGTATGAGAAGCAAAATAATTTCTCCAAAACGGTACtcaaaaaaatcatttttgaGAAGTTGGATCGGCATGACACATGCTAGAGTTAGAGGCTCACAAACTCGATTTTGTTTAATAAAGCTAACTTGGTTTTGTTTAGCAAAGCTCCTTAAGATATTCTACAGGTCAATGCTACTTAATTCTTCGTCCTTTTAAAACTggattaatttttaaataacGTTGAGGATATTAGGTCACTTTTTGAAGTAGCATTCTCAACTCTAAATTTGTTAATTTTTATGTGTGAACTCTCATCTCTACTTTCCACTCATTTTTATAATGCTTCAATCATACGATCAATATGTGTACTGTAGGATTTGGGTTATcaaaattcaaacatgttttGAAATCCATAGAAAAGATTTATTGAACTTTTCAAGAATTGTAGTGCCTTGATATAACTGAACATCGAACATGATTTACTATGTTTAAAAAATAAGGCTTAAATGCTCAAGTTAAATTGCTAAGAGAGAAATCTAGCTCAACATCATATAATTTAAAACTAGTTTTTACAAATGATAAACAGTGCAGTtcataaaagtaaaaaataaagaGGTTGTGATGTAAACAATGTGATCTAACAAAGCTAGCCTTCATTTCAATGTAAAAACGTTTTCTTAGAATCTCTTGCTACTGGTTAAGAATGCTCAGATGGGAGTTCCAAAAGTTAGG
It includes:
- the LOC133822083 gene encoding U4/U6 small nuclear ribonucleoprotein Prp31 homolog, whose amino-acid sequence is MATLADSFLADLDDLSDNEEEIVDEDNADVGNMEEDIDGDLADIETLNYDDLDSVSKLLNSQRYTDIMQKVEEALQKGSDESNQGVVLEDDPEYQLIVDCNSLSVDIENEIVIIHNFIRDKYRLKFPELESLVHHPIDYARVVKKIGNEMDLTLVDLEGLLPSAIIMVVSVTASTTSGKPLPEEVLQKTIDACDRALSLDSAKKKVLDFVESRMGYIAPNLSAIVGSAVAAKLMGTAGGLSSLAKMPSCNVQLLGAKKKNLAGFSTATSQFRIGYIEQTEIFQTTPPPLKMRASRLLASKATLAARVDSIRGDPSGNTGRVLREEIRKKIEKWQEPPPAKQPKPLPVPDSEPKKKRGGRRLRKMKERYAITDMRKLANRMQFGIPEESSLGDGLGEGYGMLGQAGSGKLRVSIGQNKLAAKVAKKFKEKQYGSSGATSGLTSSLAFTPVQGIELANPQAHQLGSGTQSTYFSEIGTFSKIKRT